One region of Microbacterium sufflavum genomic DNA includes:
- a CDS encoding APC family permease, which yields MAFQRRVKSVEQSIAETHDEQRSLKRSLGVWDLAVMGVAVAVGAGIFSVGAEASARHAGPAVIISFIIAAAVCGLAILCYAEFASSIPVAGSAYTFTYSTLGEFLAWIIGWDLILEMLMASAVIAKYWGVYLGDAVSLFDLQIPMTLQLGPLSFDWGPVVIVAIFTVLLALGTRLSSRVNSVFTVIKVAIVLFVIVVGLFFINGANYTPFVPPAQQGVASESAWTQSLFSFMTGADPSIYGVFGILSGAALVFFAFIGFDVVATSAEETKDPKRTVPRGIILGLVIVTVLYVLVAIVITGMVSYTELAKLDEPSLSSAFELVGATWAAQVIAIGSLVGLTTVVMVLLMGLARVVFAMSRDGLLPRSLSVTDAKRGTPIRIQLIVGVVIAIIAGFTDVQVLGDMINIGTLSAFVLVSIGVPILRKSRPDLERPFTVPLSPWLPWISAIACFWLMLNLSTETWVRFAIWLALGLVIYFAYSRRHSLIGRELERDALGGLRSRPSD from the coding sequence ATGGCATTCCAGCGCAGGGTCAAGTCCGTCGAGCAGTCGATCGCCGAGACCCACGACGAGCAGAGATCGCTGAAGCGATCCCTCGGCGTGTGGGATCTCGCCGTCATGGGTGTCGCGGTCGCGGTCGGCGCCGGCATCTTCTCCGTCGGCGCCGAGGCCTCCGCGCGACACGCGGGCCCGGCCGTCATCATCTCGTTCATCATCGCGGCGGCCGTCTGCGGTCTCGCGATCCTCTGCTACGCGGAGTTCGCCTCCTCCATCCCGGTGGCCGGGTCCGCATACACGTTCACGTACTCGACGCTGGGCGAGTTCCTGGCCTGGATCATCGGCTGGGATCTCATCCTCGAGATGCTGATGGCCTCCGCGGTGATCGCCAAGTACTGGGGCGTCTACCTGGGCGACGCCGTGTCGCTGTTCGACCTGCAGATCCCGATGACGCTGCAGCTCGGCCCGCTCAGCTTCGACTGGGGTCCCGTCGTGATCGTGGCGATCTTCACCGTGCTGCTCGCGCTCGGCACGCGGCTGTCCAGCCGCGTCAACAGCGTGTTCACGGTCATCAAGGTCGCGATCGTGCTGTTCGTCATCGTCGTGGGGCTGTTCTTCATCAACGGCGCCAACTACACCCCGTTCGTGCCGCCGGCGCAGCAGGGCGTCGCCTCGGAGAGCGCCTGGACGCAGTCGCTGTTCTCCTTCATGACCGGCGCCGACCCGTCGATCTACGGCGTGTTCGGGATCCTCAGCGGCGCTGCCCTGGTGTTCTTCGCGTTCATCGGGTTCGACGTCGTCGCCACCAGCGCCGAGGAGACGAAGGACCCCAAGCGCACCGTGCCGCGCGGCATCATCCTCGGGCTCGTGATCGTGACCGTGCTCTACGTGCTGGTCGCGATCGTCATCACCGGGATGGTGTCGTACACCGAGCTGGCCAAGCTCGACGAGCCGTCGCTGTCCAGTGCGTTCGAGCTGGTCGGGGCGACGTGGGCGGCGCAGGTGATCGCGATCGGCAGCCTCGTGGGGCTCACCACGGTGGTCATGGTGCTGCTCATGGGTCTGGCGCGCGTGGTCTTCGCGATGAGCCGTGACGGCCTGCTGCCCCGCTCGCTCAGCGTGACCGACGCCAAGCGCGGCACCCCCATCCGCATCCAGCTGATCGTCGGGGTGGTGATCGCGATCATCGCCGGATTCACCGACGTGCAGGTGCTGGGCGACATGATCAACATCGGCACCCTCTCGGCGTTCGTGCTCGTGAGCATCGGGGTGCCGATCCTGCGCAAGAGCCGCCCCGACCTGGAGCGGCCGTTCACGGTGCCGCTGTCGCCCTGGCTCCCGTGGATCTCCGCGATCGCCTGCTTCTGGCTGATGCTGAACCTCAGCACCGAGACCTGGGTGCGGTTCGCGATCTGGCTCGCGCTGGGCCTGGTGATCTACTTCGCCTACTCCCGCCGGCACTCGCTGATCGGCCGGGAGCTGGAGCGCGACGCCCTCGGCGGCCTCCGCAGCCGGCCGTCGGACTGA
- a CDS encoding ATP-dependent Clp protease ATP-binding subunit translates to MTTPQTGSPNQEQQSALEQFGINLTDRAREGKLDPVIGRDSEIRRVSQVLTRRTKNNPVLIGEPGVGKTAVVEGLAQRIVAGDVAESLKDKELVTLDISALVAGAMYRGQFEERLKQVLKEITESDGRVITFIDELHVLMGAGGGEGSVAASNMLKPMLARGELRLIGATTLNEYREFIEKDAALERRFQQVYVGEPSVEDTIAILRGLKGRYEAHHGVTISDSALVAAAALSNRYLPARQLPDKAIDLIDESMSRLKMEIDSSPVEIDQLKRQVDRLKLEELALKREKDAASKERLGALREHLVELEKELAGLEARWARERQGLNRVGELKKQLDDAVTQRDLAMRNADYTKASKLEYETIKRLEREIAEAEQAEATTSTEPRMVNEQVTEEDIAAVIAAWTGIPVGRLLQGESEKLLHLENELGKRLIGQKDAVKAVSDAVRRSRAGISDPGRPTGSFLFLGPTGVGKTELAKALAAFLFDDEHAMVRIDMSEYGEKHSVSRLVGAPPGYVGYEQGGQLTEAVRRRPYSVVLLDEVEKAHPEVFDVLLQVLDDGRLTDGQGRTVDFSNVILILTSNLGSPILIDPVLSPDEKREQVMALVRQAFRPEFLNRLDDIVMFSALSEDDLAQIVELSVDQLHDRLKDRRLTLAVTPDARAWLAERGYDPMFGARPLRRLIQTEVQNKLATALLSGGVRDGDTVRVDVAADGSGLVLTSTTPEPEPAEDDDDVIEAELLDD, encoded by the coding sequence ATGACCACCCCGCAGACCGGATCCCCGAACCAGGAACAGCAGTCCGCCCTCGAGCAGTTCGGCATCAACCTGACCGACCGCGCCCGCGAGGGCAAGCTCGACCCCGTCATCGGACGGGACAGCGAGATCCGACGCGTCAGCCAGGTCCTCACGCGTCGCACCAAGAACAACCCGGTGCTGATCGGCGAGCCCGGCGTCGGCAAGACGGCCGTCGTCGAAGGGCTCGCGCAGCGCATCGTCGCGGGCGACGTGGCCGAGTCGCTGAAGGACAAGGAGCTCGTCACCCTCGACATCTCCGCCCTCGTGGCCGGTGCCATGTACCGCGGGCAGTTCGAGGAGCGGCTGAAGCAGGTGCTCAAGGAGATCACCGAATCGGACGGGCGCGTCATCACCTTCATCGACGAGCTGCACGTGCTCATGGGCGCGGGCGGCGGGGAGGGCTCCGTCGCGGCCTCCAACATGCTCAAGCCGATGCTGGCCCGCGGCGAGCTGCGGCTCATCGGCGCGACCACGCTCAACGAGTACCGCGAGTTCATCGAGAAGGACGCGGCCCTGGAGCGCCGGTTCCAGCAGGTGTACGTGGGAGAGCCCTCGGTCGAGGACACGATCGCGATCCTCCGCGGCCTCAAGGGTCGCTACGAGGCGCACCACGGGGTGACGATCTCGGACAGCGCCCTCGTGGCGGCCGCCGCCCTGTCCAACCGGTACCTGCCCGCTCGGCAGCTCCCGGACAAGGCCATCGACCTGATCGACGAGTCGATGTCGCGGCTCAAGATGGAGATCGACTCCTCCCCGGTCGAGATCGACCAGCTCAAGCGTCAGGTCGACCGGCTCAAGCTGGAGGAGCTGGCCCTCAAGCGCGAGAAGGATGCCGCCTCGAAGGAGCGCCTCGGGGCGCTGCGCGAGCACCTGGTCGAGCTGGAGAAGGAGCTCGCCGGTCTCGAGGCCCGCTGGGCGCGCGAGCGTCAGGGGCTCAACCGGGTCGGCGAGCTGAAGAAGCAGCTCGACGACGCCGTCACCCAGCGCGACCTCGCGATGCGCAACGCCGACTACACGAAGGCGTCCAAGCTCGAGTACGAGACCATCAAGCGGCTGGAGCGCGAGATCGCCGAAGCGGAGCAGGCGGAGGCGACCACCTCGACCGAGCCGCGCATGGTGAACGAGCAGGTGACCGAGGAGGACATCGCCGCGGTGATCGCCGCCTGGACGGGCATCCCCGTCGGGCGTCTGCTCCAGGGCGAGAGCGAGAAGCTGCTGCACCTGGAGAACGAGCTCGGCAAGCGGCTGATCGGCCAGAAGGACGCCGTGAAGGCCGTGTCCGACGCGGTGCGCCGCTCCCGTGCGGGCATCAGCGACCCCGGTCGTCCGACCGGATCGTTCCTGTTCCTCGGGCCGACCGGTGTCGGAAAGACCGAGCTGGCCAAGGCGCTCGCCGCGTTCCTCTTCGACGACGAGCACGCCATGGTGCGCATCGACATGTCGGAGTACGGCGAGAAGCACTCGGTCTCCCGGCTCGTCGGCGCCCCTCCCGGGTACGTCGGCTACGAGCAGGGCGGCCAGCTCACCGAGGCCGTGCGGCGGCGCCCGTACAGCGTGGTGCTGCTCGACGAGGTGGAGAAGGCGCACCCCGAGGTGTTCGACGTGCTGCTGCAGGTGCTCGACGACGGCCGCCTCACCGACGGCCAGGGTCGCACGGTCGACTTCTCGAACGTGATCCTCATCCTCACCTCGAACCTCGGCTCGCCGATCCTCATCGACCCCGTGCTCTCGCCCGACGAGAAGCGCGAGCAGGTGATGGCGCTCGTGCGGCAGGCGTTCCGCCCGGAGTTCCTCAACCGGCTCGACGACATCGTGATGTTCAGCGCGCTGAGCGAGGACGACCTCGCGCAGATCGTGGAGCTGTCGGTCGACCAGCTGCACGACCGGCTCAAGGACCGCCGGCTCACGCTCGCCGTCACCCCGGACGCGCGGGCGTGGCTCGCCGAACGCGGCTACGACCCGATGTTCGGTGCGCGGCCGCTGCGCCGGCTCATCCAGACCGAGGTGCAGAACAAGCTGGCCACGGCGCTGCTCTCCGGTGGCGTGCGCGACGGCGACACCGTCCGCGTGGACGTGGCGGCCGACGGCTCGGGACTCGTGCTCACGTCGACGACCCCCGAGCCCGAGCCCGCGGAGGACGACGACGACGTGATCGAGGCCGAGCTGCTCGACGACTGA
- the coaBC gene encoding bifunctional phosphopantothenoylcysteine decarboxylase/phosphopantothenate--cysteine ligase CoaBC: MNIVVGVTGGIAAYKTVHLVRLLTKAGHDVTVVPTADALRFVGLPTWEAISRHPVTTSVHDDVAKVRHVALGQAAELVVVAPATANTLAKMAAGLADDLLGTTLLATEAPVLVAPAMHAEMWRHPATQANMGTLRERGVHVVGPADGELAGGDSGPGRMAEPEEVFAAAQTLLTPGDLAGVRVVVSAGGTREPIDPVRFLGNRSSGRQGVALAAEAAARGAEVTLVAANVSGDVREAARHPGIRVVTVGTAAELSAAMAEAGADAQVVVMAAAVADYRPVEVSARKLTKDTGGVPPIELVENEDIVAGLAAARRAGQLVIAFAAETPEDEAEMLDRARAKQQRKGVDLLVVNEVGWDRGFERAENTVHILGPGGTAAGTASGSKREVAAAVWDAIVRER; this comes from the coding sequence GTGAACATCGTGGTGGGGGTCACGGGCGGCATCGCCGCCTACAAGACGGTGCACCTGGTGCGCCTGCTGACGAAGGCGGGTCACGACGTGACAGTGGTGCCCACGGCGGACGCCCTGCGTTTCGTGGGGCTGCCGACGTGGGAGGCGATCAGCAGGCACCCGGTCACCACGAGCGTGCACGACGATGTGGCGAAGGTGCGCCACGTCGCGCTCGGACAGGCCGCGGAGCTCGTGGTGGTGGCGCCCGCGACCGCCAACACGCTCGCGAAGATGGCCGCCGGGCTGGCCGACGACCTCCTGGGCACCACGCTGCTCGCGACCGAGGCGCCGGTGCTGGTGGCCCCGGCGATGCACGCGGAGATGTGGCGGCACCCCGCCACGCAGGCGAACATGGGCACGCTCCGTGAACGCGGCGTGCACGTGGTCGGTCCGGCCGACGGCGAGCTGGCGGGTGGCGACAGCGGTCCGGGGCGGATGGCGGAGCCGGAGGAGGTGTTCGCGGCGGCGCAGACCCTCCTCACGCCCGGCGACCTCGCCGGCGTCCGGGTGGTGGTGTCGGCGGGTGGCACGCGCGAGCCGATCGATCCGGTGCGCTTCCTCGGCAACCGTTCCAGCGGGCGGCAGGGGGTCGCCCTGGCCGCTGAAGCCGCCGCCCGCGGAGCCGAGGTGACCCTGGTGGCGGCGAACGTGTCGGGCGACGTGCGCGAGGCCGCGCGGCATCCGGGCATCCGGGTGGTCACGGTCGGCACGGCCGCGGAGCTGTCCGCCGCGATGGCCGAGGCGGGCGCGGACGCCCAGGTCGTGGTCATGGCGGCGGCGGTGGCCGACTACCGCCCGGTCGAGGTGTCGGCGCGCAAGCTCACGAAGGACACCGGGGGCGTGCCGCCGATCGAGCTCGTGGAGAACGAGGACATCGTCGCCGGGCTCGCGGCCGCTCGGCGCGCGGGGCAGCTCGTGATCGCGTTCGCCGCGGAGACGCCGGAGGACGAGGCCGAGATGCTCGACCGCGCCCGCGCGAAGCAGCAGCGCAAGGGGGTCGACCTGCTGGTGGTGAACGAGGTCGGCTGGGACCGCGGCTTCGAGCGCGCGGAGAACACCGTGCACATCCTCGGTCCTGGCGGTACCGCGGCCGGCACCGCGTCGGGGTCGAAGCGCGAGGTCGCCGCCGCGGTCTGGGATGCCATCGTCCGGGAGAGGTGA
- a CDS encoding NRDE family protein has product MCTVVIDVETAGSARLLAVRDEDPHREWDALGPWWPEQYPGVIGIRDRRAGGAWLAVNPQERRLAVLLNRADVNDLPGPAASRGSLPLESVSGRSPQGLPRMHGFNLLEVGPDGARVVSWDGATMRETPVTPGTHMIAHDDLDDEQTPRITAWLPEFRALGPAAASADWVAEWTALLGASAELSPEDDRAIIRDNRPHGYPTQSLLYAVAAVTPAGVEVRDVTLPSPAHWTA; this is encoded by the coding sequence GTGTGCACGGTCGTGATCGATGTCGAGACTGCCGGTTCGGCACGGCTCCTGGCCGTGCGAGACGAGGATCCCCACCGCGAGTGGGACGCGCTCGGCCCGTGGTGGCCGGAGCAGTATCCGGGGGTGATCGGCATCCGCGACCGCCGGGCGGGCGGGGCCTGGCTCGCGGTGAACCCGCAGGAGCGCCGCCTCGCGGTGCTGCTCAACCGTGCCGACGTGAACGACCTCCCCGGCCCCGCGGCATCGCGCGGATCGCTGCCGCTCGAATCGGTGTCGGGCCGTTCGCCGCAGGGCCTCCCCCGCATGCACGGGTTCAACCTGCTCGAGGTCGGGCCCGACGGCGCGCGGGTGGTGTCGTGGGACGGCGCGACGATGCGCGAGACCCCGGTGACGCCCGGAACCCACATGATCGCGCACGACGACCTCGACGACGAGCAGACGCCGCGCATCACCGCGTGGCTGCCGGAGTTCCGCGCCCTCGGGCCCGCCGCGGCGAGCGCCGACTGGGTCGCGGAGTGGACGGCGCTGCTCGGGGCCTCCGCGGAGCTGTCACCCGAGGACGACCGCGCGATCATCCGCGACAACCGTCCGCACGGGTATCCGACTCAGTCGCTGCTGTACGCCGTGGCCGCGGTCACCCCCGCGGGGGTCGAGGTGCGCGACGTCACCCTCCCGTCCCCCGCGCACTGGACCGCCTGA
- a CDS encoding GlxA family transcriptional regulator, with protein sequence MKTVACVIQDGFAPFEFGVACEAFGLDRSDDGVPNFDFRIVAPEPGVVRSKIGFSVNVEHDLTFADEADLVVFCPVPRSTWGRIDERLTDLARAAVDRGAWVMSVCSGSFILAAAGVLDGRRATTHWMYAHTMAEMYPRIDIDPDVLFVQDDRIITSAGTAAGIDACLHLLRQELGAEITNRIARRMVVPPQRDGGQAQFIDRPIPVAPSDSLAAVADWAAENLREELSVDHLAGRALMSPRTFARRFKAEYGATPAAWLARQRIIHAQRLLERTDLPLEHIAGECGFGSAAVLRQNFARVLGVTPTAYRARFSCADDAVPAA encoded by the coding sequence ATGAAGACGGTCGCCTGCGTCATCCAGGACGGATTCGCCCCCTTCGAGTTCGGTGTCGCGTGCGAGGCGTTCGGCCTCGACCGCTCGGACGACGGCGTGCCGAACTTCGACTTCCGCATCGTCGCGCCCGAGCCCGGGGTCGTGCGCTCCAAGATCGGCTTCTCGGTCAACGTCGAGCACGACCTGACCTTCGCCGACGAAGCCGACCTCGTGGTGTTCTGCCCCGTGCCCCGCTCGACCTGGGGTCGTATCGACGAGCGTCTGACCGATCTCGCCCGCGCCGCGGTCGACCGGGGGGCCTGGGTCATGAGCGTGTGCAGCGGATCGTTCATCCTCGCGGCGGCCGGGGTGCTCGACGGGCGCCGTGCCACGACCCACTGGATGTACGCGCACACCATGGCCGAGATGTACCCGCGGATCGACATCGACCCCGACGTGCTGTTCGTGCAGGACGACCGCATCATCACCAGCGCCGGGACCGCCGCGGGCATCGACGCGTGCCTGCACCTGCTGCGCCAGGAGCTCGGGGCCGAGATCACCAACCGCATCGCCCGCCGCATGGTCGTGCCGCCGCAGCGCGACGGCGGTCAGGCGCAGTTCATCGACCGCCCCATCCCGGTGGCGCCGTCGGACTCCCTCGCCGCGGTCGCCGACTGGGCCGCGGAGAACCTGCGCGAGGAGCTCAGCGTCGACCACCTCGCGGGCCGGGCGCTCATGTCGCCCCGCACGTTCGCGCGGCGCTTCAAGGCCGAGTACGGTGCGACACCCGCCGCGTGGCTCGCCCGGCAGCGCATCATCCACGCGCAGCGTCTGCTGGAGCGCACCGACCTGCCCCTCGAGCACATCGCCGGCGAGTGCGGCTTCGGCTCGGCGGCCGTGCTGCGGCAGAACTTCGCCAGGGTGCTCGGCGTGACGCCCACGGCCTATCGGGCGCGGTTCTCCTGCGCGGACGACGCGGTGCCCGCGGCCTGA
- a CDS encoding glycosyltransferase yields MHIVFFGDQHLDSLGGAQVSMRLQRTFLERAGHTVTVVAPRMHAHRVPEGDVPAGAYVDLPSVPITLDREYAMSWPGRATDRALDRAMTQRPPVDLVHVQADFWGAFIGHRYAQRHGLPVVHTMHNRVDVGLAAVTPLHRPVLAVLNAWRRRALRGIGIRVGGSDGWSYLRGLAAGASAVTAPSGHFARRLEQNGVFPHVDVIWNGIDDDVRASTLAAAPAERRPGRPRFVWLGRMSPEKRLLPFLEAFVASGVDADLEVIGGGAQRAAAERIVAGRDGVTFAGRLTYAQTLARIADADALVQTSIGFETQGMTPFEAATLGTPSVVCDPDIAAELEGGLWAVPEADPTASEREREAQRTAALAETLRRAAADIAAGAAPSPVPAVAEAFRQSSRTAAIVAVYERVRDGR; encoded by the coding sequence ATGCACATCGTCTTCTTCGGCGATCAGCACCTGGACTCCCTCGGCGGCGCGCAGGTGTCGATGCGGCTGCAGCGGACCTTTCTGGAGCGGGCGGGGCATACCGTGACGGTGGTCGCGCCGCGCATGCACGCGCACCGCGTTCCCGAGGGCGACGTGCCGGCCGGTGCCTACGTCGACCTCCCGTCCGTCCCGATCACACTCGACCGCGAGTACGCGATGAGCTGGCCGGGCCGCGCCACCGACCGCGCCCTCGACCGCGCCATGACGCAGCGCCCTCCCGTCGACCTCGTGCACGTGCAGGCCGACTTCTGGGGGGCGTTCATCGGACACCGCTACGCCCAGCGGCACGGGCTCCCGGTGGTGCACACCATGCACAACCGCGTCGATGTGGGCCTCGCGGCGGTCACCCCGCTGCACCGTCCCGTGCTCGCGGTGCTCAACGCGTGGCGCCGCCGCGCGTTGCGGGGCATCGGGATCCGCGTGGGGGGCAGTGACGGCTGGTCGTACCTGCGCGGGCTCGCGGCCGGGGCCTCGGCAGTCACCGCGCCCTCCGGTCACTTCGCCCGGCGTCTGGAGCAGAACGGCGTGTTCCCGCACGTCGACGTGATCTGGAACGGCATCGACGACGACGTGCGGGCGAGCACCCTCGCCGCGGCGCCCGCCGAGCGCCGCCCGGGGCGCCCGCGCTTCGTGTGGCTCGGACGGATGAGCCCGGAGAAGCGCCTGCTGCCGTTCCTGGAGGCGTTCGTGGCCTCGGGCGTCGACGCCGACCTGGAGGTCATCGGGGGCGGCGCGCAGCGCGCGGCCGCGGAACGGATCGTCGCCGGTCGCGACGGCGTGACCTTCGCGGGGCGCCTCACCTACGCGCAGACGCTCGCGCGCATCGCCGACGCCGACGCGCTCGTCCAGACCTCCATCGGCTTCGAGACGCAGGGCATGACCCCGTTCGAGGCCGCGACGCTCGGCACGCCCTCGGTGGTGTGCGACCCCGACATCGCGGCCGAGCTCGAGGGCGGGCTGTGGGCCGTACCGGAGGCGGACCCCACCGCGTCGGAGCGCGAGCGCGAGGCGCAGCGGACCGCCGCCCTCGCGGAGACACTGCGTCGTGCCGCCGCCGACATCGCCGCGGGCGCCGCTCCGTCCCCCGTTCCGGCGGTCGCCGAGGCGTTCCGCCAGTCGTCGCGCACCGCCGCCATAGTCGCGGTGTACGAGCGCGTGCGGGACGGCCGGTGA
- a CDS encoding glycosyltransferase yields the protein MSVTPSDDPTEASPDAAEAPRPLKILIGCDTFAPDINGAARFAERLAAGLVQRGHDVHVVAPNQAYRRSAPHTEVIEGEPMTLHRLPSVRWAPHDWLRFVWPWRSKHYARKVLDRVQPDVVHIQSHIVIGRGLARIAKQRGIPVIATNHVMAENILDHTTMPKFIDDLVLKFAWADAKRTFDLTRAITTPTRRAADFLEKTVEVRNVIPVSCGIDRSQYTPVIAPREENRLVFVGRLTAEKQVEVILKAMTKLDPALNTTFDIVGGGDQRKQLESLTARLGLADRVTFHGRTTDEELRALLSRASLFVIASIAELQSIATMEAMASALPIVAADAVALPHLVHDGENGHLFEPGNVDELAARLTDVLTASPGEYERMQHASLDGVAIHDINRTLDTFEALYRDEPLPE from the coding sequence ATGTCTGTGACCCCCTCCGACGATCCGACCGAGGCGTCCCCCGACGCCGCCGAAGCCCCCCGCCCGCTGAAGATCCTGATCGGCTGCGACACCTTCGCGCCCGACATCAACGGTGCCGCCCGCTTCGCCGAGCGTCTCGCGGCCGGCCTCGTCCAGCGCGGACACGACGTGCACGTGGTCGCCCCCAACCAGGCGTACCGCCGCTCGGCACCGCACACCGAGGTGATCGAGGGCGAGCCGATGACGCTGCACCGGCTGCCGTCCGTGCGCTGGGCCCCGCACGACTGGCTGCGTTTCGTGTGGCCGTGGCGCTCCAAGCACTACGCGCGGAAGGTGCTCGACCGCGTGCAGCCCGACGTCGTGCACATCCAGTCGCACATCGTGATCGGACGCGGCCTCGCGCGCATCGCGAAGCAGCGCGGCATCCCGGTCATCGCGACCAACCACGTGATGGCCGAGAACATCCTCGATCACACGACCATGCCGAAGTTCATCGACGACCTGGTGCTGAAGTTCGCCTGGGCCGATGCGAAGCGCACGTTCGACCTCACCCGCGCCATCACGACCCCGACCCGCCGCGCCGCCGACTTCCTCGAGAAGACGGTCGAGGTACGCAACGTCATCCCGGTGAGCTGCGGCATCGACCGCTCGCAGTACACGCCGGTGATCGCGCCGCGCGAGGAGAACCGCCTAGTGTTCGTCGGGCGCCTCACGGCCGAGAAGCAGGTCGAGGTCATCCTCAAGGCGATGACGAAGCTCGACCCCGCGTTGAACACGACGTTCGACATCGTCGGCGGCGGAGATCAGCGCAAGCAGCTCGAGAGCCTCACCGCGCGGCTCGGTCTCGCCGACCGGGTCACGTTCCACGGCCGCACGACCGACGAGGAGCTGCGCGCCCTGCTGTCGCGCGCGAGCCTGTTCGTGATCGCGTCGATCGCCGAGCTGCAGTCGATCGCGACCATGGAGGCCATGGCGTCGGCGCTGCCGATCGTCGCCGCGGACGCGGTGGCCCTGCCGCACCTGGTGCACGACGGCGAGAACGGCCACCTGTTCGAGCCGGGCAACGTCGACGAGCTCGCCGCGCGACTGACCGATGTCCTCACCGCCTCGCCGGGCGAGTACGAGCGGATGCAGCACGCCTCGCTCGACGGCGTCGCGATCCACGACATCAACCGCACGCTCGACACCTTCGAGGCGCTGTACCGCGACGAGCCGCTGCCGGAGTAA
- a CDS encoding MmcQ/YjbR family DNA-binding protein, with protein sequence MATIDDVRRIALGLPGVTEAVNGHTGLPGWRVTQGQFAGLRGPTGADLRQLAELGRQWPDGEVLSVRVADQGEKEALLAAEPEALFSIPHFDGYPALLVRLDVVDADRLAELVTDAWLARVPASVAKDWLAAHGLA encoded by the coding sequence ATGGCGACGATCGACGACGTGCGGCGGATCGCGCTCGGGCTGCCCGGGGTCACCGAGGCCGTCAACGGTCACACGGGTCTGCCCGGGTGGCGCGTGACGCAGGGGCAGTTCGCGGGGCTGCGCGGCCCGACCGGCGCCGATCTGCGCCAGCTGGCCGAGCTCGGTCGGCAGTGGCCCGACGGCGAGGTGCTGTCGGTGCGCGTGGCGGATCAGGGCGAGAAGGAGGCGCTGCTGGCCGCGGAGCCGGAGGCGCTGTTCTCGATCCCGCACTTCGACGGCTACCCGGCGCTGCTCGTACGCCTGGACGTGGTGGACGCGGACCGGCTGGCGGAGCTCGTCACCGACGCCTGGCTCGCGCGTGTTCCGGCCTCCGTCGCGAAGGACTGGCTCGCCGCGCACGGCCTCGCGTGA